A stretch of Clostridium formicaceticum DNA encodes these proteins:
- a CDS encoding polysaccharide deacetylase family protein has translation MIVILNKKFLRIIVAVILLLIIIITGTILYNRKAATSTTTNYATVNRPIERGNENSDYIAFACNVDWGNEVIPEILAILKEKEVKITFFVTGRWVKAFPEMFQEIVKAGHEIGSHGYQHVDYSKLTLDQNKEQIKQTEELIMQYSDKKPVLFAPPSGAYNEYTLISAQELGYKTILWSIDTIDWRQGSTRDVIVKRVIEKPNHRGAIVLMHPMPETAKALPTLIDELQGKNLKVGGVSDVLMD, from the coding sequence ATGATTGTAATTTTGAACAAAAAATTTCTTCGTATAATCGTTGCAGTTATTTTATTACTTATAATAATTATTACAGGAACAATACTATATAATAGGAAAGCTGCTACCAGTACAACAACGAATTATGCCACAGTGAATAGACCCATCGAAAGAGGGAATGAAAATAGTGATTACATAGCCTTTGCTTGCAATGTAGACTGGGGCAATGAGGTTATACCAGAAATATTAGCTATTTTAAAAGAAAAAGAGGTGAAAATCACTTTTTTTGTAACTGGAAGATGGGTGAAGGCCTTTCCAGAAATGTTTCAAGAGATTGTTAAGGCTGGACATGAAATTGGCAGCCATGGCTACCAACATGTTGATTACAGCAAACTGACATTAGACCAAAATAAGGAACAAATAAAACAAACGGAAGAACTTATCATGCAATATAGTGACAAAAAACCAGTTTTATTTGCACCTCCTTCAGGAGCTTATAATGAATATACTTTAATTAGTGCACAGGAATTAGGTTATAAAACCATATTATGGTCTATTGATACGATTGACTGGCGACAGGGAAGTACTAGGGATGTTATTGTAAAAAGAGTGATAGAAAAACCCAATCATCGGGGAGCTATTGTACTGATGCATCCTATGCCAGAAACAGCAAAGGCACTACCTACCCTTATAGATGAATTGCAGGGAAAAAACCTTAAAGTTGGAGGCGTAAGTGATGTCTTAATGGATTAG
- a CDS encoding polyribonucleotide nucleotidyltransferase, whose translation MIKTFKTEIAGSSFEVEVGRLARLSNGSCLVKYGDTAVLVNACASQAPREGIDFFPLSVDYEERLYAVGKIPGGFIKREGRPSEKAVLTSRLIDRPIRPLFPKGYRNEVQVIATVLSVDQDYSSDIVAMIGSSVALSISDIPFYGPTGSVRVGMVDGEYVINPNSKQREISDLDLIVSGTKDAVMMIEAGANELTEKQMLDAVAFGHEEIKKIVAFIEEIAVEVGKAKQEVILFEIDEALEKEVKEYVGTRILEAIKTVDKTERNEKIDAVKTETLEYFAEKYEDDLKDIKQILEGIVKNEFRSMILREKKRPDDRGLEEIRPISCEVSVLPKTHGSALFTRGETQVLNVATLGALGEVQILDGLGEEQSKRYMHHYNFPPYSVGEVKFLRGPGRREIGHGALAERALEPMIPPQEEFPYTIRLVSEVLGSNGSSSMASVCGSTLSLLDAGVPIKSMVAGIAMGLIKENDEVAILSDILGMEDFLGDMDFKVAGTEKGITAIQLDIKIHGMDQEVMVRALEQARVGRLHIMGKMKEIIDTPRQELSPYAPRILTMKINPDKIRDVIGTGGKTINKIIEETGVKIDIENDGTIYIVSENRESGEKALKTIENIVKEPEIGEVYKGKVVKITNFGAFVEILPGKEGLVHISNLAHERVNKVEDVLAVGQELEVKVMEIDQQGKVNLSHKALLPKPNVNKEKKQEDHKKA comes from the coding sequence ATGATAAAAACTTTTAAGACGGAGATTGCTGGCAGTTCTTTTGAAGTAGAGGTTGGAAGACTAGCACGGTTATCTAACGGTTCATGTTTAGTAAAGTATGGAGATACAGCGGTTTTGGTAAATGCTTGTGCTTCACAGGCGCCAAGAGAGGGCATTGACTTTTTTCCATTAAGTGTAGACTATGAAGAAAGATTGTATGCAGTTGGTAAAATTCCTGGTGGTTTTATAAAGAGAGAAGGAAGACCATCAGAAAAAGCAGTGCTGACCTCAAGGTTGATCGATAGGCCCATAAGACCTTTATTTCCTAAAGGATATAGAAATGAGGTACAGGTGATAGCAACAGTACTATCAGTGGATCAAGATTATTCTTCTGATATCGTAGCTATGATTGGTTCTTCTGTTGCACTTTCTATATCAGATATTCCTTTTTACGGCCCTACTGGTTCTGTAAGAGTTGGTATGGTAGATGGGGAATATGTGATTAATCCCAATAGTAAACAAAGGGAAATCAGTGACTTGGACTTGATTGTTTCAGGAACAAAAGATGCTGTTATGATGATCGAGGCTGGTGCCAATGAATTAACTGAGAAGCAGATGTTGGATGCAGTTGCCTTTGGTCACGAGGAAATCAAAAAAATTGTGGCATTTATTGAAGAAATTGCTGTTGAGGTAGGAAAAGCAAAACAAGAAGTCATTCTCTTTGAGATAGATGAAGCTTTAGAAAAAGAAGTAAAAGAATATGTAGGAACAAGAATATTAGAAGCTATAAAAACTGTGGATAAAACAGAGCGCAATGAAAAAATTGATGCGGTAAAAACTGAAACTTTAGAATATTTTGCTGAAAAATATGAAGATGATTTAAAGGATATAAAACAGATCTTAGAAGGCATTGTTAAGAATGAATTTAGAAGTATGATTCTTAGGGAGAAAAAAAGACCTGACGATAGAGGTTTGGAAGAAATTCGACCTATTTCCTGCGAAGTTAGTGTATTACCTAAGACCCATGGTTCTGCTTTGTTTACTAGAGGAGAAACACAGGTTTTGAATGTTGCAACTCTAGGAGCATTGGGGGAAGTACAAATTCTTGATGGCTTAGGTGAAGAACAGTCTAAAAGGTATATGCACCACTATAATTTTCCTCCCTATAGTGTTGGTGAAGTGAAATTTTTACGGGGACCTGGAAGACGTGAAATAGGACATGGTGCTTTAGCTGAGAGGGCTTTGGAACCTATGATTCCACCTCAAGAAGAATTCCCTTATACAATAAGATTGGTATCAGAGGTTTTAGGTTCTAATGGTTCCTCCTCTATGGCTAGTGTATGCGGCAGTACCTTATCCCTATTAGATGCTGGTGTTCCTATTAAGAGTATGGTAGCAGGTATAGCAATGGGATTAATCAAAGAAAATGACGAAGTAGCCATTCTATCGGATATTTTAGGGATGGAAGACTTTTTAGGAGATATGGACTTTAAAGTTGCAGGTACCGAAAAGGGAATTACTGCCATTCAATTAGATATTAAAATTCATGGCATGGATCAAGAAGTTATGGTAAGAGCACTGGAACAGGCAAGAGTGGGAAGACTACACATTATGGGAAAAATGAAGGAAATCATTGATACACCACGCCAAGAACTTTCACCTTATGCGCCAAGAATACTTACCATGAAAATCAATCCAGATAAAATTAGAGATGTTATTGGTACCGGTGGAAAGACCATCAATAAAATTATCGAAGAGACTGGTGTTAAGATCGATATCGAGAACGACGGTACGATTTATATTGTTTCTGAGAATAGAGAATCTGGAGAAAAAGCACTAAAAACCATTGAAAATATTGTAAAAGAGCCAGAAATAGGAGAAGTCTACAAAGGAAAAGTTGTAAAAATAACAAATTTCGGTGCATTTGTAGAGATTTTACCTGGCAAAGAAGGCTTAGTGCATATTTCTAATTTAGCCCATGAAAGAGTGAATAAGGTAGAGGATGTTCTTGCAGTGGGACAAGAACTTGAGGTGAAAGTAATGGAGATTGACCAACAAGGTAAAGTGAACTTATCTCATAAAGCTTTATTACCTAAACCTAATGTAAATAAAGAAAAAAAACAAGAGGATCATAAGAAAGCATAA
- the rpsO gene encoding 30S ribosomal protein S15: MEKDKKQSIIGEYKTHDSDTGSPEVQIALLTERINHLNDHLKMHKKDHHSRRGLLKMVGKRRNLLNYVKEKNIERYRELIQKLGLRK, translated from the coding sequence ATGGAAAAAGATAAAAAGCAGTCTATTATAGGAGAGTACAAAACACATGATAGTGATACAGGTTCACCAGAGGTTCAGATTGCATTATTAACTGAAAGAATCAATCACTTAAATGACCATCTTAAGATGCATAAGAAAGACCACCACTCTAGAAGAGGTCTTTTGAAAATGGTAGGTAAAAGAAGAAACTTACTTAACTATGTTAAAGAAAAGAACATAGAAAGGTATAGAGAGCTTATTCAAAAACTAGGCTTAAGAAAATAG
- a CDS encoding bifunctional riboflavin kinase/FAD synthetase translates to MQVIYHHQEVNKKIERGIALGNFDGVHTGHQKLIHHLLQRCKLKNLQSCVYTFVSHTMPVINNKSSLQYITNIDQKKKVFEDLGIELLVLDAFNKALMALSPEEFVEEILVKELNCKEAVVGFDYRFGHKAKGDPLLLKKLGEKHGFKVSIIDAVKIEEEKVSSSNIRQYLKNGDIEKVNLFLGRYFSLHSKVIHGDARGTKLLGFPTANIFIDAFQLIPKAGVYATLVKVGEKFYKGATSVGIKPTFEGKTSSIETFIIDFHGDLYHEYIEVYFVKRLRGEIKFSCPEDLVKQINEDVKQVKNHLQYGLNVLK, encoded by the coding sequence ATGCAGGTAATATATCATCATCAAGAAGTCAATAAAAAAATCGAAAGAGGTATAGCTCTAGGAAACTTTGACGGGGTACATACAGGTCATCAAAAACTTATTCACCATTTATTGCAAAGATGCAAGCTTAAAAATCTGCAATCCTGTGTTTATACTTTCGTGAGCCATACAATGCCTGTGATAAATAATAAAAGTTCTTTACAATATATTACGAACATAGATCAAAAGAAAAAAGTTTTTGAAGATCTAGGAATTGAATTACTGGTTTTAGATGCATTTAATAAAGCGTTGATGGCTCTTTCTCCAGAGGAATTCGTGGAAGAGATATTAGTAAAGGAACTAAACTGCAAGGAAGCGGTGGTAGGGTTTGATTATCGTTTCGGCCATAAGGCAAAGGGAGATCCTCTACTACTGAAAAAACTTGGAGAAAAACACGGGTTTAAAGTAAGTATTATTGATGCTGTTAAGATAGAAGAAGAAAAAGTCAGTAGCTCTAATATAAGACAATACTTAAAAAATGGCGATATAGAAAAAGTCAATTTGTTTTTAGGTAGATACTTTTCTCTTCATAGTAAGGTGATTCATGGAGATGCTAGAGGTACAAAATTATTGGGGTTTCCAACAGCTAATATTTTTATTGATGCATTTCAACTGATTCCAAAGGCAGGGGTGTATGCCACTTTAGTAAAGGTTGGAGAAAAATTTTATAAAGGAGCTACTTCAGTAGGTATAAAGCCTACTTTTGAAGGCAAGACTTCTTCTATTGAGACCTTTATTATAGACTTTCACGGTGATTTATACCATGAATATATAGAAGTTTATTTTGTTAAAAGATTAAGGGGCGAGATAAAATTTTCTTGCCCAGAAGACTTGGTAAAACAAATTAATGAAGATGTAAAACAAGTAAAAAATCATTTACAATATGGTTTAAATGTGCTAAAATGA
- the truB gene encoding tRNA pseudouridine(55) synthase TruB: MKGILNILKPPGMTSHDVVARVRKKTKIKKVGHTGTLDPNAAGVLPICIGQATKISQFLLDSTKQYRAELTLGIETDTQDIYGNTIEKKVVKLSSDEIEKTILSFVGEYYQTPPMYSALKVKGKKLYELARQGIEISREARKVQIHQINIIRMMGEKVLFDVVCSKGTYIRTLCHDIGKILGCGGVMSFLLRTATHNFDIGSAITLEELQQTEDVEAYLKPIDFPLSHILKIDFDAAYKKAALNGNKLYIKDSFYSIPMETEVRIYVEENFIGIGNIKEDSEKKRYVKFSRLFA, from the coding sequence TTGAAGGGTATTTTAAATATTTTAAAACCTCCAGGAATGACTTCCCATGATGTAGTAGCTAGGGTAAGAAAAAAAACAAAGATAAAAAAAGTAGGACACACAGGAACTTTAGACCCCAATGCAGCTGGGGTTTTACCCATATGTATCGGACAAGCTACAAAAATTTCTCAGTTTTTATTGGATAGTACAAAGCAATATAGAGCTGAATTAACCTTAGGCATTGAAACAGATACACAAGATATTTATGGCAATACGATAGAGAAGAAGGTTGTAAAGCTTTCTTCCGATGAAATAGAAAAAACTATCTTAAGCTTTGTTGGAGAATATTATCAAACGCCTCCCATGTACTCAGCGTTAAAAGTAAAGGGCAAAAAATTATATGAGTTGGCAAGACAAGGAATAGAAATAAGTCGTGAAGCTAGAAAAGTACAAATCCATCAAATAAACATTATTCGTATGATGGGAGAGAAAGTTTTATTTGACGTGGTCTGTTCCAAAGGAACTTATATTAGGACCTTATGTCATGATATTGGAAAGATATTAGGTTGTGGAGGTGTTATGTCCTTTTTACTACGCACAGCCACCCATAACTTTGACATAGGCTCTGCAATTACATTAGAAGAACTCCAACAAACAGAGGATGTTGAAGCCTATCTTAAGCCCATTGACTTTCCCTTAAGTCATATACTTAAAATTGATTTTGATGCTGCCTATAAAAAAGCAGCTTTAAATGGCAATAAACTATATATAAAAGACAGCTTTTATTCCATTCCTATGGAAACTGAAGTAAGAATCTATGTAGAGGAAAACTTTATAGGTATTGGTAATATCAAAGAAGACAGTGAAAAAAAGCGATATGTTAAATTTTCTAGGCTGTTTGCTTAA
- a CDS encoding DHH family phosphoesterase, with amino-acid sequence MKQMRNNPLSLLDTHSKVAILSHVSPDGDSLGSLIALGLAMKKLCQGVYIFRNDLFPEKYKFLPGYQQVEAYREDCQQDFDFCFVLDCGDEKRLGYSEVILKRSKKIINIDHHISNTAFGDINLLDTEASSTCEIVYNLLKDFGLALDVDIATCLYTGIATDTGNFVYDNTTAYTHQVAAELMGFHIDLHKISYHLYQNKPLNSVRFLAHVLNHMEIGFDGKVAIIAIPEELLKKFNVLSSDVDGVINYARDIQGIEIAILLKESAGGEVKVGFRAKKDIDVSLLAGKFGGGGHKKASGATIEGTIEEVRKKLEEQITMDLGW; translated from the coding sequence ATGAAGCAAATGAGGAATAATCCTTTATCTTTATTAGATACACATAGCAAAGTTGCTATATTATCTCACGTATCCCCTGATGGGGATAGTTTAGGTTCTCTAATCGCTTTAGGGCTGGCAATGAAAAAACTGTGTCAGGGGGTTTATATTTTTAGAAATGATTTGTTTCCTGAAAAATACAAGTTTTTACCAGGATATCAGCAGGTTGAAGCCTACAGAGAAGATTGTCAACAGGATTTTGACTTTTGTTTTGTATTAGATTGTGGAGACGAAAAGCGTTTAGGCTATAGCGAGGTCATCTTAAAAAGAAGTAAGAAGATCATCAATATTGATCATCATATAAGCAATACAGCCTTCGGAGATATAAACCTTCTAGATACAGAAGCCTCTTCAACCTGTGAAATAGTATATAATCTATTGAAGGACTTTGGACTTGCATTGGATGTAGATATAGCAACCTGCTTATACACTGGTATTGCCACTGATACAGGTAATTTTGTTTATGATAATACCACCGCCTATACCCATCAGGTGGCTGCTGAACTGATGGGATTTCACATAGATCTTCATAAAATTTCTTATCACTTGTATCAGAATAAGCCTTTAAATAGTGTGCGATTTCTTGCCCATGTGTTAAATCATATGGAGATAGGTTTTGATGGAAAGGTAGCAATCATAGCAATACCTGAAGAACTATTGAAAAAGTTTAATGTTCTTTCCAGTGATGTAGATGGTGTGATTAACTATGCAAGAGATATTCAAGGAATAGAGATAGCGATATTATTGAAAGAAAGTGCAGGCGGGGAAGTAAAAGTAGGCTTTAGAGCTAAAAAGGATATAGATGTAAGCCTACTGGCAGGGAAATTTGGTGGTGGAGGCCATAAAAAAGCCTCAGGAGCCACCATAGAAGGTACCATAGAAGAAGTAAGGAAAAAACTTGAAGAGCAAATAACAATGGACTTAGGTTGGTGA
- the rbfA gene encoding 30S ribosome-binding factor RbfA: MAYPRVSRLNEEMKKYISDIIRNELRDPRISPLTSIIAVDVTRDLRYGTVYISVLGNETEKQETIKALEKSAGYVRREVGKKIKTRYTPEIIFKLDESIEKGIDMYHKISKISQEQNHQEEENNEANEE; this comes from the coding sequence TTGGCATATCCTAGAGTAAGTAGACTAAACGAAGAAATGAAAAAATATATCAGTGATATTATTAGAAATGAACTGAGGGATCCTAGAATATCACCTTTGACAAGTATTATTGCTGTGGATGTCACGAGAGATTTAAGGTATGGAACTGTTTATATAAGCGTTCTAGGGAACGAGACAGAAAAGCAAGAGACAATAAAAGCGCTAGAAAAATCGGCTGGCTATGTAAGAAGAGAAGTTGGAAAAAAAATCAAAACCAGATATACCCCTGAAATTATTTTTAAATTAGATGAGTCTATTGAAAAAGGCATAGACATGTACCATAAAATTTCTAAGATAAGTCAGGAACAAAATCATCAAGAGGAAGAAAACAATGAAGCAAATGAGGAATAA
- the infB gene encoding translation initiation factor IF-2, whose amino-acid sequence MSKVRVYQLAKQLKVSSKELIEKMKELSVEVGNHMSTIEDDDAKLLLELFTEETSSEPQEKPSYNKKEDNKETKVIEKEPKVINKEPKVINKEPKVINKEKKPVVDKVDNNKKNKKNTDAFKKEEHNTMEEKGEQVIQIEEKIIVKDFAEKIQKSPTEVIGKLIKIGVMASINQEIDFETAKSIASEFEIEIEKNVEIQEEDTDLFIPVDKEEDLRPRPPVVTVMGHVDHGKTSLLDAIRETHVTEKEAGGITQHIGASEVVIDGNKIVFLDTPGHEAFTTMRARGAKVTDIAILVVAADDGVMPQTVEAINHAKAAGVPIIVAINKMDKEGANPDRVKQELSDHGVIIEEWGGDVISVPVSALKGTNIDTLLEMILLVAEMEELKANPNRSAIGTVIEAELDKGRGPVATVLVQNGTLKVGDSVVIGTTFGRIRAMVNDKGKRVKQAFPSTAVEITGFSEVPEAGDQMIVVEDDKTAKEIANKRIDKVKEEQMKKSQKISLDALYSQVQQGAIKELNLIIKADVQGSVEAVKQSIEKLSTEKVVIKAIHGGVGAITESDVMLASASNAIIIGFNVRPTSSATALAKKEDVDVRSYRIIYNALEDIEAAIEGMLDPEYKEVELGKAEVRATFKVPNIGTIGGCYVIEGKILRNAKIRLVRDGIVIHDGVIGSLKRFKDDAKEVATGYECGIGIDNFNDLKEGDIIEAYQMQEIKR is encoded by the coding sequence TTGTCAAAAGTAAGGGTATATCAATTGGCAAAACAACTAAAAGTCAGTAGCAAAGAATTAATCGAAAAGATGAAGGAGTTATCGGTAGAAGTAGGAAATCATATGAGTACCATAGAAGATGATGATGCAAAGCTATTGCTAGAGCTATTTACTGAAGAAACATCAAGTGAACCTCAAGAAAAACCATCCTATAATAAAAAAGAAGATAATAAAGAAACAAAAGTTATAGAAAAAGAACCTAAGGTTATAAATAAAGAACCTAAGGTTATAAATAAAGAACCTAAGGTTATAAATAAAGAAAAAAAACCAGTTGTAGATAAAGTGGACAATAACAAAAAAAACAAAAAGAATACCGATGCTTTTAAGAAAGAAGAACACAATACTATGGAAGAAAAAGGTGAACAAGTGATACAAATAGAAGAGAAAATTATTGTTAAAGATTTTGCAGAAAAAATTCAAAAAAGTCCTACTGAAGTTATAGGAAAGTTAATTAAGATAGGGGTCATGGCTTCTATTAATCAAGAGATCGATTTCGAAACCGCTAAAAGTATTGCTAGTGAGTTTGAAATAGAGATCGAAAAAAATGTAGAAATACAAGAAGAAGATACAGATTTATTTATTCCAGTTGATAAAGAAGAAGATTTGAGGCCTAGGCCGCCAGTAGTAACCGTGATGGGGCATGTTGATCATGGTAAAACTTCTTTGTTAGATGCTATTAGAGAGACCCATGTAACGGAAAAGGAAGCTGGGGGGATTACACAACATATAGGAGCTTCTGAAGTAGTGATTGACGGTAATAAAATTGTATTTTTAGATACACCAGGTCACGAGGCATTTACAACAATGAGGGCAAGAGGAGCAAAGGTAACGGATATCGCTATTTTGGTAGTGGCAGCTGATGATGGGGTGATGCCACAAACCGTAGAAGCAATCAATCATGCAAAGGCTGCAGGTGTACCAATTATCGTTGCCATCAATAAAATGGATAAAGAGGGGGCTAACCCTGACAGAGTAAAACAAGAGTTATCTGACCATGGTGTGATTATAGAAGAGTGGGGCGGAGATGTTATTAGCGTACCTGTCTCGGCGCTTAAAGGAACGAATATAGACACTTTGTTAGAAATGATTCTATTGGTAGCAGAAATGGAAGAACTAAAGGCAAACCCTAATCGTAGTGCTATAGGAACTGTTATTGAAGCAGAACTGGATAAAGGCAGAGGTCCCGTGGCTACAGTTCTTGTACAGAACGGTACTTTGAAGGTTGGAGATTCTGTAGTTATAGGTACAACCTTTGGTAGAATAAGAGCTATGGTAAATGATAAAGGGAAACGGGTAAAACAGGCTTTTCCTTCTACTGCTGTGGAAATCACAGGGTTTTCTGAAGTACCGGAAGCGGGAGATCAGATGATTGTTGTAGAAGACGATAAGACTGCTAAGGAGATTGCTAATAAGCGAATAGATAAAGTAAAAGAAGAACAAATGAAGAAGAGTCAAAAAATTTCTTTAGATGCTCTCTATAGCCAGGTACAGCAAGGAGCCATTAAAGAGCTAAATCTTATTATTAAGGCAGATGTACAGGGTTCTGTGGAAGCAGTAAAACAGTCAATTGAAAAACTTTCTACTGAAAAGGTGGTTATTAAAGCCATCCATGGGGGGGTAGGTGCCATTACAGAATCTGATGTGATGCTGGCTTCAGCTTCTAATGCCATTATTATTGGATTTAATGTTAGACCTACTTCTAGTGCAACGGCTTTAGCCAAGAAGGAAGATGTAGATGTAAGAAGCTATAGAATTATCTATAATGCGCTAGAGGACATTGAGGCAGCTATTGAAGGTATGTTAGACCCTGAATATAAAGAAGTAGAACTAGGAAAAGCAGAAGTTAGAGCAACCTTTAAAGTCCCTAACATTGGTACGATTGGCGGTTGTTATGTAATCGAAGGTAAAATTTTAAGAAATGCTAAAATTAGATTGGTAAGAGATGGTATTGTTATTCACGATGGTGTGATAGGATCATTAAAAAGATTTAAAGATGATGCGAAAGAGGTAGCTACCGGATACGAGTGTGGTATCGGCATTGATAACTTTAATGATCTAAAAGAAGGGGATATTATAGAAGCTTATCAAATGCAGGAAATTAAAAGATAA
- a CDS encoding L7Ae/L30e/S12e/Gadd45 family ribosomal protein, with translation MVDSKISNLLGLAMRAGNIVSGEETCKKELKKSLYLVIVAEDASNNTKKVFSDKCSYYNVPLKFMGTKDALGHCIGKTSRATIGIKDKKLATVLLNCMNHIDICP, from the coding sequence ATGGTGGACAGTAAAATTAGCAATTTGTTAGGATTGGCTATGAGGGCTGGCAATATTGTATCTGGAGAAGAAACCTGCAAAAAGGAACTGAAAAAGAGTTTATACCTAGTGATTGTTGCGGAAGATGCTTCTAATAACACAAAAAAAGTGTTTTCTGACAAATGCAGCTACTACAATGTACCTTTAAAATTCATGGGTACAAAAGATGCGTTAGGACATTGTATCGGAAAAACTTCCAGAGCTACCATCGGTATAAAAGATAAAAAGCTTGCAACGGTGCTTTTAAACTGTATGAATCATATAGATATATGCCCTTAG
- the rnpM gene encoding RNase P modulator RnpM, with the protein MKVRKIPLRKCVGCNEMKGKKELIRIVCNKQGEINVDLTGKAHGRGAYICNNKDCFEKIKKSKALNRAFQSEIPDEVYEKLIKEISDGGQ; encoded by the coding sequence ATGAAGGTAAGAAAAATTCCACTAAGAAAATGTGTAGGATGTAATGAGATGAAGGGAAAAAAAGAACTAATTAGAATTGTTTGTAATAAGCAGGGGGAAATCAATGTAGATCTTACAGGAAAGGCCCATGGTAGAGGTGCTTATATTTGTAACAATAAAGATTGTTTTGAAAAGATAAAAAAATCAAAAGCCCTGAATCGTGCATTTCAATCAGAAATACCTGATGAAGTTTATGAAAAACTTATTAAGGAGATTAGTGATGGTGGACAGTAA
- the nusA gene encoding transcription termination factor NusA codes for MNTEFIEALEQIQKDKGISKEILIDAIEAALISSYKRNFGSAQNVRIEINRETGEVHVYSQKRVVEDVEDDLLEISLEEAKEIDRNYEVEDIIEREVTPRNFGRIAAQTAKQVVVQRIREAERGVVYEEFINRESDIITGTIARVAKGIVYVNLGKTEATLSPTEQIPNEEYKHGERIKTYIVEVKKTTKGPQVLVSRTHPGLIKRLFELEVPEIHEGVVEIKSISREAGSRTKIAVESKDPNVDAVGACVGPKGTRVQAIVDELRGEKIDIIKYSEDPSVFIASSLSPAKVLSTDVSVENKTAKVVVPDYQLSLAIGKEGQNARLAAKLTGWKIDIKSESQVKSAD; via the coding sequence ATGAATACAGAGTTTATAGAAGCTCTAGAGCAAATCCAAAAAGATAAGGGTATCTCGAAGGAAATACTAATCGATGCAATTGAAGCTGCATTAATCTCAAGTTATAAAAGAAACTTTGGCTCAGCACAAAATGTAAGAATAGAAATTAATAGAGAAACCGGCGAAGTCCATGTTTATTCACAAAAAAGAGTAGTAGAAGATGTTGAAGATGATTTGCTAGAAATCAGTTTAGAAGAAGCAAAGGAAATTGATAGAAATTACGAAGTAGAGGACATTATAGAAAGAGAAGTAACACCTAGGAATTTTGGAAGAATAGCGGCTCAGACTGCAAAACAGGTAGTTGTTCAAAGGATACGGGAAGCTGAACGCGGTGTGGTATATGAAGAGTTTATTAATAGAGAGTCTGATATCATTACTGGCACCATAGCTAGAGTAGCAAAGGGCATTGTTTATGTGAATTTAGGGAAAACAGAGGCAACCTTGAGTCCTACAGAACAAATACCTAATGAAGAATATAAACATGGAGAAAGAATCAAAACCTATATTGTGGAGGTGAAAAAAACCACAAAGGGGCCGCAGGTATTAGTTTCTAGAACACATCCAGGACTTATTAAAAGATTATTTGAGCTAGAAGTACCAGAGATTCATGAAGGTGTGGTAGAAATTAAAAGTATTTCCAGAGAGGCAGGTTCTAGAACAAAAATTGCTGTAGAATCAAAGGATCCTAATGTAGATGCTGTTGGAGCATGCGTTGGCCCAAAGGGCACAAGAGTGCAGGCAATTGTAGATGAGTTAAGGGGAGAAAAAATTGATATTATTAAATATAGTGAAGATCCCAGTGTGTTTATAGCCAGTTCTTTAAGTCCGGCAAAAGTGCTATCTACAGATGTTAGTGTTGAAAATAAAACAGCAAAGGTTGTTGTTCCTGATTATCAGCTTTCTTTAGCTATTGGTAAAGAAGGCCAAAATGCGAGGTTAGCGGCAAAATTAACCGGCTGGAAAATAGATATCAAAAGTGAAAGTCAAGTAAAATCTGCTGACTAA